The Methanocaldococcus sp. genome has a segment encoding these proteins:
- a CDS encoding DUF364 domain-containing protein yields VGKIKYGTKIIHGKYNEDLIKNSDVVLVTGSTISNGTFENIWELAKKYKKRIIFYGTTIAGISKILGIERFCVLGR; encoded by the coding sequence TGTTGGAAAAATAAAATATGGAACTAAAATTATTCATGGAAAGTATAATGAAGATCTGATAAAAAATTCAGATGTTGTTTTAGTTACTGGTTCAACGATCTCTAATGGAACATTTGAAAATATTTGGGAGTTGGCTAAAAAATACAAAAAAAGAATTATCTTTTATGGAACAACAATTGCTGGAATATCTAAAATATTGGGAATTGAGAGATTCTGTGTTCTTGGGAGATAG